Proteins from a genomic interval of Clostridium scatologenes:
- a CDS encoding metallophosphoesterase family protein, which translates to MKKYKIGVISDTHGLLREKVLEILKGCDLIIHAGDVVDPNILKELKKIAPVTAVRGNCDKSNFAYELNETEIVEVQNRLIYVLHDIDMLDIDLQAAGIDVVISGHSHKPLKLKHNNVLFLNPGSAGPKRLNLPISMAILNIDNNNIDSELITISSM; encoded by the coding sequence ATGAAGAAATATAAAATTGGGGTAATTTCTGATACCCACGGTCTTTTAAGAGAAAAAGTTTTAGAAATTCTAAAAGGATGTGATCTAATTATACATGCTGGAGATGTAGTAGATCCCAATATATTAAAAGAACTGAAGAAAATTGCTCCTGTCACTGCCGTACGAGGTAATTGTGACAAAAGTAATTTTGCATATGAATTAAACGAAACGGAAATAGTAGAAGTGCAAAATAGATTAATATATGTACTTCATGATATTGACATGCTAGATATAGATTTACAAGCAGCAGGTATTGATGTTGTTATAAGTGGTCATTCTCACAAACCACTAAAACTAAAACACAATAATGTATTATTTTTAAATCCAGGAAGCGCTGGTCCTAAAAGATTGAATTTACCTATAAGTATGGCAATATTAAATATAGATAACAATAACATAGATTCAGAATTAATTACTATAAGTTCAATGTAA
- a CDS encoding chloramphenicol acetyltransferase gives MFHIVDFEKWERKDHFKYYTEQIKCGYSITSNLDVTLFKESLKKNNLKFYPSFIYCVTYNINSMPEFRIRLKENNQLIVYDIVHPSYTIFHEDDHTFSDIWSEYTDDFYKFYDNYKNDIEKYSNIKGVKIKPNQPENFYCISCVPWLNFTGYSTYSNGSNPSLMPIITYGKYHKENEKWLMPFTVTISHAAADGYHVSKLINNIQATIDKFNTKQT, from the coding sequence ATGTTTCATATAGTTGATTTTGAAAAATGGGAAAGAAAAGATCACTTTAAGTACTACACTGAACAAATTAAGTGCGGTTATAGTATCACTTCAAATCTTGATGTTACTTTGTTTAAGGAATCATTAAAAAAGAATAATCTAAAATTTTACCCTTCATTTATATATTGTGTTACTTATAACATAAACTCAATGCCAGAATTTCGCATTAGACTTAAAGAAAATAATCAGTTAATTGTATATGATATTGTCCATCCAAGCTATACCATTTTTCATGAAGATGATCATACCTTCTCAGATATTTGGTCAGAATATACAGATGATTTTTATAAATTTTATGATAATTATAAAAATGATATTGAAAAATATTCGAATATTAAAGGCGTAAAAATTAAACCTAATCAACCTGAAAACTTTTATTGTATATCATGTGTACCATGGTTGAATTTTACAGGATATTCCACATATAGTAATGGTTCTAATCCATCACTAATGCCAATTATAACATACGGAAAATATCATAAAGAAAATGAAAAATGGTTAATGCCTTTTACAGTTACAATATCACATGCAGCAGCTGATGGATACCATGTGAGCAAGTTGATTAACAATATCCAAGCAACAATAGATAAATTTAATACTAAGCAAACATAA
- a CDS encoding ankyrin repeat domain-containing protein, with the protein MGILGNIFSLNNKSIYSSIRKGNIDEIRNYLNESNNYNSDFQLQSILHYAIDNCENNYFETIILLINSGIDINSHHSKFLETPLHRLCARATPHIDIITILLQKGAEVNAVNISGKTPVFYCNFSYSVELLNLLIKYGADINIKDKYQNTLLHDDYVSCLDEHFEEFLKTLLNLGFDINSRNDLGLTPLALCKNEKIENILVKYGAFK; encoded by the coding sequence TTGGGTATATTAGGCAATATATTTTCTTTAAACAACAAATCAATTTATTCATCTATCAGAAAAGGAAATATAGATGAAATAAGGAATTATCTAAATGAATCTAACAATTATAATTCCGATTTTCAACTTCAAAGTATACTTCATTATGCCATTGATAACTGTGAAAACAATTATTTTGAAACAATTATATTATTAATAAATAGCGGCATTGATATCAACAGCCATCATAGCAAATTTTTAGAAACTCCTCTTCATAGACTTTGTGCAAGAGCAACCCCTCATATTGATATAATAACTATACTATTACAAAAAGGTGCTGAAGTTAATGCTGTCAATATATCTGGTAAAACTCCCGTATTTTACTGCAATTTTAGTTATTCTGTAGAGCTATTAAATCTTCTTATAAAATATGGAGCCGATATAAACATAAAAGATAAGTATCAAAATACACTTCTCCATGATGACTATGTAAGTTGCCTTGATGAACATTTTGAAGAATTTCTAAAAACATTATTAAATTTGGGTTTTGATATAAATTCAAGAAATGATTTAGGTTTAACACCATTAGCTCTTTGTAAAAATGAAAAAATCGAGAACATTTTAGTAAAATACGGTGCATTTAAATAA
- a CDS encoding DUF6179 domain-containing protein — MGKSNSIEKYGYFWGENFDEESFLKEILAICYQKKLLNDNALKKVYFERMELLKEKLKYYTKDESSSVRVEIVESILKCIDYTIGIYLKSFNNIDLVIREIKNTCLFEILSKGQDLISEKVLYSKKLLCQISKNKLKVDNYSYNDTIDYGIPLFFKEYNSFFAAHEGSGAIDYQLYIDNMNYTGIEYIYNYLETLSLENEFCHKFHISEINNLLKAYSKNCELLLINIFELVFINSIGMIICGKELDSLNITSLDRKCIKNKLEKLSLEELKLELLNSVEKCCKIFCIKNQALIAYMKKSALKAALLINERIRINRLESIFLSFNEDSMDEMIQYNDSESMSDYKFKKLSEKIRDCSLVEDKIKLIKDEINSLKDLFDILSADCLFEDEYIMYFKSLSQMEVVLLSRYIYDLSLENEYEKEWYSEFNKYISGLSEKEQNKIKKLMERIQL, encoded by the coding sequence ATGGGTAAGAGTAATAGTATTGAAAAATATGGTTATTTTTGGGGAGAGAATTTTGATGAGGAAAGTTTTTTAAAAGAGATTTTAGCAATTTGTTATCAAAAAAAATTACTAAACGATAATGCCTTAAAAAAAGTATATTTTGAAAGAATGGAGCTTTTGAAAGAGAAATTAAAATATTACACAAAGGATGAAAGCAGCTCTGTTAGGGTAGAGATAGTTGAAAGCATTTTGAAATGTATTGATTATACTATAGGCATATATTTGAAGAGCTTTAACAATATAGATCTTGTGATAAGAGAAATAAAAAATACTTGTTTATTCGAAATATTGAGTAAAGGACAGGATTTAATTAGTGAAAAAGTATTATATAGCAAGAAGCTATTATGTCAAATTAGCAAAAATAAACTTAAAGTTGATAATTATTCCTATAATGATACTATAGATTATGGAATTCCATTGTTTTTTAAAGAATATAATAGTTTTTTTGCAGCTCATGAAGGCTCTGGGGCAATAGATTATCAGCTTTACATTGATAACATGAACTATACAGGCATTGAATATATATATAATTATTTAGAGACTTTAAGTTTAGAAAATGAGTTTTGTCATAAATTTCATATTAGTGAAATTAATAACTTGTTAAAAGCTTATAGCAAAAACTGTGAATTGTTGTTAATAAATATATTTGAATTGGTGTTCATTAATTCAATAGGAATGATTATTTGTGGCAAAGAGTTAGATAGCCTTAATATTACTAGTTTAGATAGGAAATGTATAAAAAATAAATTAGAAAAATTATCTTTAGAAGAATTAAAATTAGAATTATTAAATAGTGTAGAAAAATGTTGTAAAATTTTCTGTATTAAAAATCAGGCGTTGATAGCTTATATGAAAAAATCTGCATTGAAAGCAGCTTTATTGATAAACGAAAGGATAAGAATAAATAGATTAGAATCAATATTCTTATCCTTTAATGAAGATAGTATGGATGAAATGATTCAATACAATGATAGTGAAAGTATGTCAGATTATAAATTTAAAAAATTAAGTGAAAAAATTAGAGATTGTTCCTTAGTGGAAGATAAAATAAAGTTAATTAAAGATGAGATTAATAGTTTGAAAGATTTATTTGATATATTAAGTGCTGACTGCCTATTTGAAGATGAATATATTATGTATTTTAAAAGTTTATCTCAAATGGAGGTAGTTCTTTTATCAAGATATATATATGATCTAAGTCTTGAAAATGAATATGAAAAGGAATGGTATAGTGAATTTAATAAGTACATTTCTGGATTAAGTGAAAAAGAACAAAATAAAATAAAAAAACTTATGGAGAGAATACAGTTGTAA
- a CDS encoding DUF6323 family protein — MKNSIDLFQNELLEKQVFNDIIQCNEFTKEYGLKFSCEDVKEIMNTRNIALEKSGRIEFNGQIISKIIEAFCDSPYISQYNYSDTINELVEIFYNYKNETLDCISDDELIEIMEDKFDNYCQGSLELLEGKVLYKIADNIRNGFKDYTNLDNEKD; from the coding sequence ATGAAAAATTCTATTGATTTATTTCAAAATGAATTATTAGAAAAGCAAGTTTTTAATGACATAATTCAGTGTAACGAATTCACAAAAGAATATGGATTAAAATTTTCTTGTGAAGATGTTAAGGAAATTATGAACACAAGAAATATAGCACTTGAAAAAAGTGGAAGAATAGAATTCAATGGTCAAATTATAAGCAAAATTATTGAAGCCTTTTGTGATTCACCATATATATCTCAGTATAACTATAGCGATACAATAAATGAGCTTGTAGAAATTTTTTATAATTATAAAAATGAAACTTTAGATTGTATAAGTGATGATGAGCTAATAGAAATTATGGAGGACAAATTTGATAATTATTGTCAGGGATCGTTGGAACTTTTAGAAGGAAAGGTATTATATAAAATTGCTGACAATATAAGAAATGGTTTCAAAGATTATACAAATCTTGATAACGAAAAGGATTGA
- a CDS encoding nitroreductase family protein has protein sequence MGKNFYSAVADRRTFYGISKEVVTSDERIKEIIEYAVKHAPSAFNSQSARVVLLLGKHHDRLWDITKEALRRIVPADKFSSTENKINSFQNGYGTVLFFEDNSVIEGLQEKFPAYKNNFPIWSQQSSGINQYIIWTSLEIEGFGVSLQHYNELIEEDIKKEWSIQNNWKLIGQMPFGKPTAQPDDKQFEPLENRVKVFK, from the coding sequence ATGGGAAAAAATTTTTATTCTGCTGTAGCAGACAGACGTACATTTTATGGAATTAGTAAAGAAGTTGTAACTTCTGACGAAAGAATTAAAGAAATTATTGAATATGCTGTAAAACATGCTCCATCAGCATTTAATTCTCAAAGTGCAAGAGTAGTATTGTTACTTGGAAAACACCACGATAGATTATGGGATATTACAAAGGAAGCTTTAAGAAGGATAGTTCCAGCTGATAAATTTAGTTCTACCGAGAATAAAATAAATTCATTTCAAAATGGATATGGTACAGTTTTATTTTTTGAAGATAATAGTGTAATTGAAGGGCTTCAGGAGAAGTTTCCTGCTTATAAAAATAATTTTCCAATTTGGTCACAACAATCAAGTGGTATAAATCAGTATATTATATGGACTTCATTAGAAATTGAAGGATTTGGTGTATCATTGCAACACTATAATGAACTAATTGAAGAAGATATTAAAAAAGAATGGTCTATACAAAATAATTGGAAACTTATCGGACAAATGCCATTTGGAAAACCAACAGCACAACCTGATGATAAACAGTTTGAACCTTTAGAAAATAGGGTTAAAGTATTTAAATAG
- a CDS encoding alanyl-tRNA editing protein, whose product MTELIFQKDSYIKEFECKVIGTDEAENAVILDRTAFYIGGGGQPCDIGVLETAEDKYVVKKVKKKGNDVYHYIDGKLPEVNEMCTGKIDWEHRYKLMRTHTAMHILCGVVWRDYKAQVTGGDMDCLKGRMDFEFENFDKELVEEIEEKVNKEVQCKRELKVNILEREEAFKIPDLIRTKINLLPEGIKQIRTVEIEGLDLQADGGTHVKNTSEVGKIKIVDYKSKGKINKRIYVEIGD is encoded by the coding sequence ATGACTGAATTAATATTTCAAAAAGACAGTTACATAAAGGAATTTGAATGTAAAGTTATTGGTACAGATGAGGCTGAAAATGCTGTTATTTTGGATAGAACAGCATTTTATATAGGGGGTGGTGGTCAACCTTGTGATATTGGGGTATTGGAAACAGCTGAAGATAAGTATGTTGTTAAAAAGGTTAAGAAAAAAGGAAATGATGTATACCACTATATTGATGGAAAGCTTCCTGAAGTCAATGAAATGTGTACAGGAAAAATAGATTGGGAACACAGATATAAATTAATGAGAACTCATACAGCTATGCATATTTTATGTGGTGTTGTATGGAGAGATTATAAAGCACAGGTAACTGGTGGAGATATGGATTGTCTTAAAGGAAGAATGGACTTTGAGTTTGAAAATTTCGATAAGGAACTAGTAGAGGAAATTGAAGAGAAGGTTAACAAGGAAGTACAATGTAAAAGAGAACTTAAGGTAAATATTTTAGAAAGGGAAGAAGCTTTTAAAATCCCTGATCTAATAAGGACGAAAATAAATCTTTTACCAGAAGGAATTAAACAAATAAGAACAGTTGAAATTGAGGGATTAGACCTTCAAGCAGATGGAGGAACTCATGTAAAAAATACTTCTGAGGTTGGAAAAATAAAAATAGTAGACTATAAAAGTAAGGGGAAAATCAATAAGAGAATATATGTTGAGATAGGAGATTAA
- a CDS encoding helix-turn-helix domain-containing protein, whose translation MNLNPIIAENLKRLRLERNLSLGQLAELSGVSKVMLSQIEKGDSNPTINTIWKIAKGLNVPYTVIIDKHEDETSVVKKSEAEHQNSEDGTYRVYCYYGNTPYRNFELFLLELDSKATYTSVGHSEKSQEYISVIQGELVLTTNNEDYLLKKEDSICFSSANSHTYKSCGKSTLKAIVVNFYPI comes from the coding sequence ATGAATTTGAATCCAATAATTGCAGAAAATCTTAAACGTTTGAGGTTGGAAAGAAATTTAAGTTTAGGGCAATTAGCAGAATTATCTGGAGTGAGTAAAGTAATGCTTTCACAAATTGAAAAGGGAGATTCAAACCCAACTATCAATACTATTTGGAAAATTGCAAAGGGCTTAAATGTTCCTTATACAGTGATAATTGATAAACATGAAGATGAAACTTCTGTGGTAAAAAAATCAGAAGCTGAACATCAGAATAGTGAAGATGGAACTTATCGTGTTTACTGCTATTATGGTAATACACCATATAGAAATTTTGAGTTATTTTTACTTGAATTGGATTCAAAGGCAACCTATACTTCTGTTGGTCATTCTGAAAAATCTCAAGAATATATTAGTGTTATTCAAGGAGAGCTTGTACTTACAACAAATAATGAGGATTATTTGCTTAAAAAGGAAGATTCTATTTGTTTTTCATCAGCAAATTCTCACACTTATAAAAGTTGTGGTAAGAGCACTCTTAAAGCTATAGTTGTAAACTTTTATCCAATTTAA
- a CDS encoding DMT family transporter, with amino-acid sequence MNIKNKNLIQIHFAVFLFGLSGLFGKLLSLPSMIIVLGRVVFSSIFLFMLMFYLKNDIKLREKKHYFYLIVMGIILAIHWSAFFKSIQTATVAIGLLTFSTFPVFVTFLEPYFFKEKIKLRDIVIAVITFLGVLLVVPKFQLGNNLTQGVLWGIVSGFTYAILSMMNRKYVKEYSSSLIAFYEQFVAAIVLMPSLFLEKPVFSSRDIVLLIVLGTVFTGISHSLFINGLKNIKTQTAGIISSLEPVYGIVFAAFLLGEIPTLREILGGIIILGTVFYSTIKCR; translated from the coding sequence ATGAATATAAAAAATAAAAATTTAATACAAATTCATTTTGCTGTTTTTTTATTCGGTTTGTCAGGTTTATTTGGAAAGTTATTATCACTGCCATCAATGATAATTGTTCTCGGAAGGGTTGTCTTTTCAAGTATATTTTTATTTATGTTAATGTTTTATTTAAAAAATGATATAAAGCTAAGAGAAAAAAAGCATTATTTTTATCTAATAGTAATGGGCATAATTTTAGCTATTCACTGGAGCGCTTTTTTTAAATCCATACAGACAGCTACAGTAGCAATAGGACTGCTTACATTTTCTACTTTTCCTGTTTTTGTCACTTTTCTTGAACCATATTTTTTCAAGGAGAAAATTAAGTTAAGAGATATTGTAATTGCAGTTATTACATTTTTAGGAGTACTTCTTGTAGTTCCAAAGTTTCAACTTGGAAATAATCTAACACAGGGAGTTCTTTGGGGAATAGTATCAGGATTTACTTATGCTATTCTTTCAATGATGAATAGAAAATATGTAAAAGAATATTCAAGTTCATTAATTGCTTTTTATGAACAATTTGTAGCAGCAATTGTATTAATGCCTTCATTATTTTTGGAGAAGCCTGTTTTTAGCTCTAGAGATATAGTGTTGCTTATAGTATTAGGTACAGTTTTCACTGGAATTTCTCATTCTCTATTCATAAATGGCTTAAAGAATATTAAAACCCAAACAGCAGGTATTATATCCAGTCTTGAGCCAGTTTACGGTATTGTCTTTGCTGCTTTTTTGCTAGGAGAAATACCAACTTTAAGAGAAATATTAGGTGGAATTATCATTTTAGGCACTGTTTTTTATTCAACTATTAAGTGTAGGTAA
- a CDS encoding DUF3795 domain-containing protein translates to MVESRCGILCSECKYREQVNCKGCVYIDKPFWGESCPVKSCCENKGLLHCGKCNDFPCGLLNKFAYDKEQGDDGKRIEQCKKWGC, encoded by the coding sequence ATGGTAGAATCAAGATGTGGTATTTTATGCTCAGAATGCAAATATAGAGAACAAGTTAATTGTAAAGGTTGTGTGTATATTGATAAACCCTTTTGGGGTGAAAGTTGTCCAGTGAAATCTTGCTGTGAAAATAAAGGGCTTTTGCATTGTGGAAAATGTAATGATTTTCCTTGTGGTTTGCTTAATAAGTTTGCATATGATAAAGAGCAAGGTGATGATGGAAAAAGAATAGAGCAATGCAAAAAATGGGGTTGTTAG
- a CDS encoding VOC family protein, producing the protein MKFVCPLIAVSDIEASKNFYGKVLNQKVTMDFGANVTFENGFAIQKGFAELIYINENEVLHKSNNFELYFEEEDLNGFVERLKSFDNIEYVHDVKEYPWGQRVIRFYDPDKHIIEVGESMVSVIKRFLSQGLTPEETAKRTMFPIEFIQELV; encoded by the coding sequence ATGAAATTTGTATGTCCACTTATAGCTGTTAGTGATATTGAAGCTTCAAAAAATTTTTATGGAAAGGTGCTTAATCAAAAGGTGACAATGGACTTTGGAGCAAATGTTACTTTTGAAAATGGTTTTGCAATACAAAAGGGTTTTGCTGAACTTATTTATATAAATGAAAATGAAGTTTTACATAAGTCAAATAATTTTGAACTCTATTTTGAAGAAGAAGATTTAAATGGATTTGTAGAAAGGCTAAAAAGCTTTGATAATATAGAATATGTTCATGATGTTAAAGAATATCCATGGGGACAGAGAGTCATTAGATTTTATGATCCCGATAAACATATTATTGAAGTTGGGGAGAGTATGGTAAGTGTCATAAAGCGATTTTTAAGCCAAGGTTTAACTCCTGAAGAAACAGCTAAGCGTACTATGTTTCCAATTGAGTTTATACAAGAATTAGTATAG
- a CDS encoding helix-turn-helix transcriptional regulator → MFFNDILVNKHLKIKETPNYIYIAPHPLLRKYIAHYTILFPNPKEMGKCSDNINDLTLIPDCSGCIIYTYENNDFSLRLWGATTKTVIVKNDVNSKKIRFFIEFVPGGLHAIIGIKQSDICDIQAQVDEVNKHLYDSLRYAMEISNNVDDMISMVDMILLKSVEKNNKQHAVIDSALERIKIANGILTVKELSSSEYISERHLNRLINEYIGINIKTFLRISRVNYSINMLKKAEYKSYINTAQILGYFDQSHFIHDFKQICGISPKEFFKNMSDFYNEIFKY, encoded by the coding sequence TTGTTTTTTAATGATATTTTGGTAAATAAGCATTTAAAAATAAAAGAAACACCCAATTATATATACATAGCTCCTCATCCTCTTCTTAGAAAGTATATTGCACACTATACTATATTATTTCCAAACCCAAAGGAAATGGGAAAGTGCAGTGATAATATTAATGATTTGACCTTAATACCTGACTGCAGTGGTTGTATCATATATACTTATGAAAATAATGATTTTTCATTAAGACTTTGGGGTGCAACAACAAAAACAGTTATAGTAAAAAATGATGTGAACTCTAAAAAAATAAGATTCTTTATTGAGTTTGTACCTGGAGGATTACATGCTATTATAGGTATAAAACAATCAGACATATGTGATATTCAGGCACAAGTAGATGAAGTTAACAAGCATTTATATGATTCTTTAAGGTATGCTATGGAAATTTCAAATAATGTAGATGATATGATTTCAATGGTGGATATGATATTGTTGAAATCAGTAGAGAAAAATAATAAACAACATGCAGTGATTGATTCTGCATTAGAAAGAATTAAAATTGCCAATGGAATATTAACAGTAAAAGAGTTATCGTCAAGTGAATATATAAGTGAGCGTCATTTAAATAGGCTAATTAATGAATATATTGGAATAAATATAAAGACATTTTTAAGAATTTCTAGAGTAAACTATTCAATAAATATGCTAAAAAAAGCTGAATATAAAAGTTACATAAATACAGCTCAAATTTTAGGCTATTTTGATCAATCACATTTTATCCATGATTTTAAACAAATATGTGGAATTTCTCCTAAAGAATTTTTCAAAAACATGTCCGATTTTTACAATGAAATTTTTAAATATTGA